One Leptospira fletcheri genomic window carries:
- the dut gene encoding dUTP diphosphatase, which produces MKIPVKKLHPSAKLPEIKTSGSAGYDLYSCLDSVWELPVGEVRLVPTGLSFAIPEGYHFEIRPRSGFSTKHNLLLPNSPGTIDSDYRGELLVPILNLGKSAYHLENGVRIAQLLLRKTWLMDWETVEELPETERGAGGFGSTGR; this is translated from the coding sequence ATGAAAATTCCAGTTAAAAAACTTCATCCGAGCGCAAAACTACCGGAAATCAAAACGAGCGGTTCCGCCGGATACGATCTGTATTCTTGTCTGGATTCCGTCTGGGAGCTTCCCGTCGGTGAAGTCAGGTTGGTACCGACCGGCCTCTCTTTTGCCATTCCGGAAGGATATCATTTTGAAATCAGGCCGAGATCCGGATTTTCCACGAAGCACAATCTGTTGCTTCCGAATTCGCCGGGAACAATCGACTCGGATTATCGTGGGGAGCTCCTCGTTCCGATATTGAATTTAGGAAAGTCTGCCTACCATTTGGAAAACGGAGTTCGGATCGCTCAACTTCTTCTCAGGAAGACTTGGCTCATGGATTGGGAGACCGTTGAAGAATTACCGGAGACCGAAAGGGGAGCCGGAGGATTCGGGAGTACGGGGCGATAG
- a CDS encoding M16 family metallopeptidase, whose translation MALKEEQTHKIRLSNGITVLFQRAPYSASVSVGVYVRVGSRSETGTEAGYCHFLEHMLFKDTEKRSAKQQAEDWERVGAYSNAATSREYTYFHATLAASDLGLGLELLSEMMFLPLFRERDIRTEAEVVLEEMKGYEDSPEDAVHDFYYNNFFPDNALGRDIIGTEASIKAVTPSSLRDFYEKYYHSENMIISLSGDYEPEVVLREVEKYFSRKTKAGASASFETPRKEFGFFRKGNKETEQTYFILGGEGCPRGFHDATRLSLLTHILGGGMSSRLFQKIREEKGLCYNITSYPSSYRDIGVTSIVCSSSKDRFLESISLILEELRIFLDNGITAKELQDAKTNHEGSLSIGYEHTESRMNNVAFQEIYYGKYYTLEERMREIRSVTLEELNSLSRKILALPKLHLSVFAKMNSKEEEKVRKVFESFSYP comes from the coding sequence TTGGCGTTAAAAGAAGAACAAACTCATAAAATTCGATTATCAAACGGTATCACCGTTCTGTTTCAACGCGCCCCCTATTCTGCCAGCGTTTCCGTAGGCGTTTATGTTCGCGTCGGGTCCCGGTCGGAAACCGGAACGGAGGCGGGATACTGCCATTTCCTAGAACATATGCTGTTCAAAGACACGGAAAAAAGATCCGCGAAACAGCAGGCTGAGGACTGGGAACGGGTCGGGGCCTATTCCAACGCGGCTACTTCCAGAGAATACACATATTTTCACGCGACTTTAGCAGCTTCCGACCTAGGACTCGGGCTGGAGTTATTATCCGAAATGATGTTTCTTCCGTTGTTCCGGGAGCGGGATATCCGAACGGAAGCCGAAGTCGTTCTGGAAGAAATGAAGGGTTACGAAGATTCTCCCGAGGACGCAGTTCACGATTTTTATTATAATAATTTCTTTCCCGACAATGCGCTTGGACGAGATATCATCGGCACCGAAGCGAGCATTAAGGCTGTGACTCCCTCTTCCTTGCGGGACTTCTACGAAAAATACTACCATTCGGAAAATATGATCATCTCCCTTTCCGGGGATTACGAGCCGGAGGTAGTTTTGCGAGAGGTGGAAAAATACTTTTCCCGAAAAACGAAAGCGGGAGCTTCCGCTTCGTTCGAGACTCCGAGGAAAGAGTTCGGCTTTTTTAGAAAAGGAAATAAGGAAACGGAACAAACCTATTTTATTCTGGGCGGGGAGGGTTGTCCCAGAGGATTTCACGATGCAACCCGTCTTTCCCTTCTCACCCATATCTTAGGGGGAGGAATGTCTTCCCGCCTCTTTCAGAAAATCCGGGAAGAGAAGGGACTATGCTATAATATTACGAGTTACCCTTCTTCGTATCGCGATATCGGGGTCACTTCCATCGTATGCTCCTCTTCCAAAGACAGATTTTTAGAATCCATTTCCCTGATCCTAGAGGAACTTCGGATATTTCTGGACAACGGCATCACCGCAAAGGAGCTCCAGGATGCAAAGACGAACCATGAAGGCAGTCTTTCCATAGGATACGAACATACGGAAAGTCGAATGAACAATGTCGCCTTTCAGGAAATCTATTACGGAAAATATTATACTCTCGAGGAAAGAATGCGCGAGATTCGATCCGTTACTTTAGAAGAATTGAATTCACTTTCCAGAAAGATCCTTGCTCTTCCTAAACTCCATTTGTCCGTTTTTGCAAAAATGAATTCCAAAGAGGAGGAAAAGGTCCGGAAGGTTTTCGAATCTTTTTCCTATCCTTAA
- the pnp gene encoding polyribonucleotide nucleotidyltransferase: MAKSISGPFGRDTITLETGDWAKQAHGSVVYKTGNLVLLATVCAADEPKEGQDFFPLTCEYSEKIYSVGRFPGGYFKRESKPYEHEVLNSRIIDRPIRPLFPEGYFCEVQLLVQVLSADNEVSTAGHALNAASAALSISNIPFNGPIAGARIGRINGELVINPTNKEIPNSDLDLIVAGTKTHIVMIEGEAKELSNEEMISALRFAQSHISKFVELQEAWVKELAVVKKEVKLKQKDEALLTTVREYSFDKLSAANRTSDKQSRSKEVANVNKEVVEYFKTTVTDPEKIKDIKNFLHELEYEIVREQVLHEGVRFDGRKLDEIRNISVEMSPLPGAHGSAVFTRGQTQSLGTVTLGTASDNQRYETLEGQKEKNFMLHYNFPAFSVGEVRRSSGPGRREIGHGNLAERALKLVLPKMDDFPYVIRVVSEILESNGSSSMASVCSGSLALMAAGVPIRSSVSGIAMGLFSDDKGRFAVLSDIAGLEDHFGDMDCKIAGTRKGITAFQMDLKVTGVAFEVLESVFAQAQKARFHILDVMEKHISKAAESVSRKAPRIIIKHIPKDRIGELIGPGGKNIRAIIEASGADINIDDDGRVTIAGSSMESAEKAAGMVEGFFAEVEVGKIYEGKVKRITDFGAFVEILPGKEGLCHISKLDSKRVNSVKDVVREGEMIRVRVLNVDKTGKIDLSRRDALEV; encoded by the coding sequence ATGGCAAAATCAATTTCCGGCCCGTTTGGCCGGGACACAATCACTCTCGAAACGGGAGACTGGGCCAAGCAGGCTCACGGGTCCGTAGTTTATAAAACCGGAAATCTTGTTCTACTCGCCACCGTTTGCGCCGCCGACGAACCGAAAGAAGGGCAGGATTTCTTTCCGCTTACCTGCGAATACTCCGAAAAAATCTATTCCGTGGGCCGCTTTCCGGGGGGGTATTTCAAGAGGGAGTCCAAACCGTACGAGCACGAGGTTTTGAATTCCCGCATCATCGATCGCCCGATCCGTCCGTTATTTCCGGAAGGATATTTTTGCGAAGTGCAACTGTTAGTTCAGGTTCTGTCTGCAGACAACGAAGTTTCCACAGCAGGTCATGCCTTGAACGCCGCGTCTGCAGCGTTATCTATTTCTAATATTCCTTTTAACGGACCGATCGCGGGAGCGCGGATCGGTAGAATCAACGGGGAATTGGTCATCAACCCTACGAACAAGGAAATCCCGAATTCCGATTTGGACCTGATCGTAGCGGGAACGAAAACCCATATCGTAATGATCGAAGGCGAAGCGAAGGAATTGTCCAACGAAGAGATGATCTCTGCGCTAAGATTCGCGCAATCCCACATTTCTAAATTCGTGGAATTGCAGGAAGCTTGGGTCAAGGAACTTGCCGTAGTCAAAAAGGAAGTCAAGCTCAAACAAAAAGACGAGGCGCTCCTGACCACGGTCCGAGAATATTCTTTCGATAAGCTTTCCGCAGCGAATCGGACTTCGGACAAACAATCCCGTTCCAAGGAAGTTGCGAACGTCAACAAAGAAGTTGTGGAATACTTTAAGACCACCGTGACCGATCCGGAAAAGATCAAGGACATCAAGAATTTCCTTCACGAATTGGAATACGAGATCGTTCGTGAGCAGGTGTTGCACGAAGGAGTCCGTTTTGACGGTCGCAAATTGGACGAGATCAGGAATATTTCCGTAGAGATGAGTCCTCTTCCCGGAGCGCACGGGTCCGCGGTCTTTACCAGGGGACAAACCCAATCCTTGGGAACGGTTACCCTCGGTACGGCTTCCGATAACCAAAGATATGAAACTTTAGAAGGGCAGAAGGAAAAGAACTTCATGCTCCATTATAATTTCCCGGCGTTTTCCGTAGGAGAGGTGAGACGTTCCTCCGGACCGGGAAGGAGAGAGATCGGTCACGGAAATTTGGCGGAAAGAGCTTTGAAATTGGTTCTTCCTAAGATGGATGATTTTCCCTACGTGATCCGGGTCGTTTCGGAAATATTAGAATCCAACGGTTCTTCTTCCATGGCTTCCGTTTGTTCCGGATCCTTGGCTCTGATGGCGGCAGGGGTTCCGATCCGTTCTTCCGTTTCCGGAATCGCGATGGGATTATTCTCCGATGATAAGGGTAGATTCGCCGTTCTGTCCGACATTGCAGGGTTGGAAGACCACTTCGGGGATATGGATTGCAAGATCGCGGGAACCCGCAAAGGGATCACCGCGTTCCAAATGGATTTGAAGGTTACCGGAGTTGCCTTCGAAGTTTTGGAATCGGTCTTTGCCCAGGCTCAAAAAGCCAGATTCCATATCTTGGACGTGATGGAAAAACATATCTCCAAGGCAGCAGAATCCGTTTCGAGAAAGGCGCCTAGAATCATCATCAAACATATTCCGAAAGATAGGATCGGAGAATTGATCGGTCCGGGCGGTAAGAATATCCGCGCGATCATCGAGGCTTCCGGTGCGGACATCAATATAGACGACGACGGAAGAGTGACCATTGCCGGATCCAGCATGGAATCCGCGGAAAAAGCGGCGGGAATGGTCGAAGGTTTCTTTGCGGAAGTAGAGGTCGGTAAGATTTACGAAGGCAAAGTGAAGAGGATTACCGATTTCGGGGCCTTTGTGGAGATTCTTCCCGGCAAAGAAGGTCTTTGCCATATCTCCAAGTTGGATTCGAAACGGGTAAATTCCGTAAAAGACGTGGTTCGCGAAGGGGAAATGATTCGGGTTCGGGTTTTGAATGTGGACAAAACCGGAAAAATAGATCTTTCCCGTAGAGACGCTCTCGAAGTTTAA
- the rpsO gene encoding 30S ribosomal protein S15 — MITTEAKKQIISAFAKDKNDTGSTEVQVALLDARIKGLNEHFKGHKKDFHSKTGLLKLVSKRKKLLEYLKRNDLERYKKLIETLGLRK; from the coding sequence ATGATAACTACGGAAGCCAAGAAGCAAATTATCTCCGCATTTGCGAAAGATAAGAACGATACCGGATCCACCGAAGTGCAGGTCGCTCTCCTAGACGCACGCATCAAAGGACTAAACGAGCATTTTAAAGGCCATAAGAAAGATTTTCATTCCAAAACCGGGCTGTTAAAGCTGGTGAGTAAGCGCAAAAAACTACTCGAATACCTGAAAAGAAACGACTTAGAGCGTTATAAAAAACTGATCGAAACTCTCGGACTCCGCAAGTAA
- the truB gene encoding tRNA pseudouridine(55) synthase TruB — MNPFDLRENPQIRTEIGFLLLDKPVGMTSSDLVIKAKKSLGLKKVGHTGTLDKAASGLMVLPIGSSTSFSSLFLNKDKEYLAEVQFGFSTDSGDREGLVLEDWEESKVKEWYSENRSKLEGILSSVSNWEEQIAPEISALKVQGKRRAQLFREGVDVPPSIRKIKIYEFETKELGATGMSFRTKVSGGTYIRKLVMDIGNACGLPMSLRSLVRTKVGKLTLEQADHFPRLEEKTVKIHPPEEILDIPTLEIPGTEIRDVFHGKKIKLEWIPAQEFLLTSPEGEILAWCKRDGLPGSLSYKYLKVFPKN; from the coding sequence ATGAATCCCTTCGACTTACGAGAAAACCCACAAATCCGGACTGAAATCGGTTTTTTGCTGTTGGACAAGCCGGTAGGAATGACTTCCTCCGATTTGGTCATAAAAGCCAAAAAATCCTTGGGACTGAAAAAAGTCGGTCACACTGGTACCCTAGACAAGGCCGCCTCGGGTTTGATGGTTCTTCCCATCGGCTCCTCAACCAGCTTTTCCTCTCTCTTTCTGAACAAGGACAAGGAATATCTCGCCGAAGTCCAATTCGGCTTTTCCACAGATTCCGGGGATAGGGAAGGTCTTGTCTTAGAGGATTGGGAGGAGTCGAAAGTAAAGGAATGGTATTCGGAGAATCGCTCGAAACTGGAAGGAATCCTGTCCAGTGTCTCAAATTGGGAGGAGCAAATTGCTCCGGAGATCTCCGCTTTAAAAGTGCAAGGCAAGAGAAGGGCTCAATTGTTCCGGGAAGGCGTGGACGTACCTCCTAGCATTCGAAAAATCAAAATTTACGAGTTTGAGACCAAGGAATTGGGAGCGACAGGCATGTCCTTTCGGACGAAAGTTTCGGGCGGGACCTATATCCGAAAACTCGTGATGGACATCGGAAATGCCTGCGGTTTACCCATGAGCCTAAGATCTTTGGTCCGAACCAAAGTGGGAAAATTGACTTTGGAACAGGCGGACCATTTTCCCCGTCTGGAAGAAAAGACCGTCAAAATTCATCCGCCGGAGGAAATTTTGGACATTCCTACTTTGGAAATTCCCGGAACGGAGATTCGAGACGTATTTCATGGGAAAAAGATCAAACTGGAATGGATTCCTGCCCAAGAATTCCTGTTAACTTCTCCCGAAGGCGAGATCTTGGCCTGGTGCAAACGGGACGGCCTTCCTGGCAGTTTATCCTATAAATATTTAAAAGTCTTTCCTAAAAATTAG
- the rbfA gene encoding 30S ribosome-binding factor RbfA, translating into MSPIRKRKIEAETVRTVAMMILTGKVKDPRVHMVSVHRSELSEDARFLNVYVTSIVTDKKKEKLLAGLNSAAGKFAATLSTKLNLRVTPKIHFVWDEEYIQGLDESLRLTRKPTNPD; encoded by the coding sequence TTGAGTCCGATCCGTAAAAGAAAAATCGAAGCGGAGACGGTTCGGACCGTCGCCATGATGATTTTGACGGGTAAGGTAAAGGATCCTCGGGTTCATATGGTTTCCGTCCATCGTTCGGAACTTTCCGAAGACGCTAGGTTTCTGAACGTATACGTTACTTCTATCGTTACCGACAAGAAGAAGGAAAAATTACTCGCAGGCTTGAATAGCGCTGCGGGTAAATTTGCCGCCACTCTTTCTACGAAGTTGAATCTGAGGGTAACGCCTAAGATTCACTTCGTTTGGGATGAAGAATATATCCAGGGTTTAGATGAATCCCTTCGACTTACGAGAAAACCCACAAATCCGGACTGA
- the infB gene encoding translation initiation factor IF-2: MEDKNKTIKEKLQGSGDAGKKKKLVIKKKPEEKTSSPSPTRKETASESPVNQRQSSNPNSGATSNPRQQHVQASSPKEPQHSEPRQERQDYPSSKTSSSPGGDHSGGRSPFQKEDNNIIVSRPNQRQTYTGPNNRDSSSDHSGGGYRGGYQGGGGGQGGQGGGYRGPGGQGGQGGGYRGGYQGGGGGQGGQGGGYRGPGGQGGQGGGYRGGPGGGGQGGGYRGPGGGQGGGYRGGPGGGGQGGGYRGPGGGQGGGYRGGPGGGGQGGGYRGPGGGQGGPGGGPGAAGPPGGEGRGVLGPSNKKRGGGDKEKSGRAESSFGTENSKFFKQAFRKQKGGGPTGVSVPKEITILENVQVGELAKKMNLKPGDVIGKLMKMGMMVTINNIIDAETASILADEYGCKVKVVSLYEETLIGEEKDNPEDYIHRPPVVTIMGHVDHGKTKLLDTIRKSSVIDTESGGITQHIGAYQVKTARGEVTFLDTPGHEAFTSMRARGAKVTDIVILVVAADDGVMPQTLEAVSHAKDAKVPIIVAINKVDLPAANPDKIMQELANHGLQAEDWGGDTMYCKISAKENIGIDKLLEAVLLQAEVLDLKANPKRRAKGTIVEAKLDPGRGAVATVLIQNGTLHIGDPFVAGVFSGRVRAMYDDYGHLIKEAGPAFPVQVTGLDGVPDAGAPFDAMEDEKEARNISQHRIEFERIGNAGAAGSKVTLENMNEFIKQGALKELKVIIKADVRGSAEAIKEALEKLSTPDVKLNVIQSGAGAIVDMDVMLASASNAIIVGFHVRANPKTIALAEKEGVQIKYYSIIYQVVDEIKMAMEGLLEPEKIEEVIGTAEIREIFKVSKIGNIAGCMVTTGKITKASGIRVISDGVIVFDGKLKSLRRFKDEVNEVVNNFECGIQVDGFNDFKVGDTIEAYTVTVIKRKLD; the protein is encoded by the coding sequence ATGGAAGATAAGAATAAGACAATCAAGGAAAAGCTCCAGGGTTCTGGTGACGCCGGTAAGAAGAAGAAACTGGTGATCAAGAAGAAGCCAGAAGAAAAGACCTCTTCTCCCTCTCCGACCAGAAAGGAGACGGCGAGTGAATCTCCTGTGAACCAGAGACAATCCTCGAATCCGAACTCGGGTGCGACCTCGAATCCTCGCCAGCAGCACGTACAGGCATCCTCTCCGAAAGAGCCGCAACATTCGGAACCGAGGCAGGAACGACAGGATTATCCTTCGTCTAAAACTTCTTCTTCCCCAGGAGGAGATCACTCTGGCGGTAGATCTCCTTTCCAAAAAGAAGACAATAATATCATTGTTTCCCGTCCGAACCAAAGACAGACCTATACCGGCCCGAATAATCGGGATTCTTCCTCCGATCATTCTGGCGGTGGCTACCGTGGAGGATACCAAGGTGGCGGTGGTGGCCAAGGCGGACAGGGTGGCGGCTATCGCGGTCCTGGAGGCCAAGGTGGTCAAGGCGGTGGCTACCGTGGAGGATACCAAGGTGGCGGTGGCGGCCAAGGCGGACAGGGTGGTGGTTATCGCGGTCCCGGAGGCCAAGGCGGACAAGGTGGCGGTTATCGTGGCGGTCCCGGAGGCGGAGGCCAAGGTGGCGGCTATCGTGGTCCCGGAGGCGGACAAGGTGGTGGTTATCGTGGAGGTCCCGGAGGTGGAGGCCAAGGCGGCGGCTATCGTGGTCCCGGCGGCGGACAAGGTGGTGGTTATCGTGGAGGTCCCGGAGGTGGAGGCCAAGGCGGCGGCTATCGCGGTCCCGGTGGCGGTCAAGGTGGTCCCGGAGGCGGACCAGGTGCAGCCGGTCCTCCCGGAGGAGAAGGCAGAGGAGTCCTCGGCCCTTCCAATAAAAAACGCGGCGGTGGAGATAAGGAAAAGTCGGGAAGAGCGGAATCGTCTTTCGGCACGGAAAATTCCAAATTCTTCAAGCAAGCCTTTCGCAAGCAGAAGGGTGGAGGTCCGACCGGTGTTTCCGTTCCTAAGGAAATTACTATATTAGAAAATGTTCAAGTTGGCGAACTCGCCAAGAAAATGAACCTGAAGCCCGGAGACGTCATCGGAAAACTCATGAAAATGGGTATGATGGTCACGATCAATAATATCATCGATGCAGAGACGGCTTCTATTCTTGCGGACGAATACGGATGCAAAGTCAAAGTCGTTTCCCTCTACGAAGAAACTTTGATCGGAGAGGAAAAAGACAATCCGGAAGATTATATCCACAGACCTCCAGTCGTTACGATCATGGGGCACGTAGACCATGGTAAGACGAAACTGTTGGATACCATACGTAAGTCTTCCGTAATCGATACGGAATCGGGTGGAATCACACAGCATATCGGCGCGTATCAGGTGAAAACCGCGAGAGGCGAGGTCACTTTCTTGGATACTCCGGGTCACGAAGCCTTTACTTCAATGCGTGCCCGAGGCGCCAAAGTAACGGATATCGTAATCCTGGTCGTCGCTGCGGATGACGGAGTCATGCCCCAAACCTTGGAAGCTGTTTCCCATGCGAAGGACGCTAAGGTTCCGATCATCGTTGCCATCAACAAAGTGGATCTTCCGGCGGCCAATCCGGATAAAATCATGCAGGAATTGGCCAATCACGGTCTCCAAGCGGAAGATTGGGGCGGAGATACGATGTATTGCAAGATTTCCGCAAAGGAAAACATCGGGATCGACAAACTCCTGGAAGCGGTGCTTTTACAGGCGGAAGTATTGGATCTGAAGGCCAACCCGAAACGCAGAGCAAAGGGAACCATCGTGGAAGCGAAATTGGATCCGGGTAGGGGAGCCGTCGCCACGGTTTTGATCCAAAACGGAACCTTGCATATCGGAGATCCTTTCGTAGCGGGAGTCTTCTCCGGTCGCGTCCGTGCGATGTACGACGATTATGGCCATCTGATCAAGGAAGCCGGACCGGCTTTTCCGGTGCAGGTGACCGGCTTGGACGGAGTTCCGGATGCGGGAGCGCCCTTCGATGCGATGGAGGACGAAAAAGAAGCCAGAAATATTTCCCAACACAGAATCGAGTTCGAACGGATCGGAAACGCCGGTGCCGCCGGATCGAAAGTAACTTTGGAAAATATGAACGAGTTCATCAAGCAAGGCGCTTTGAAGGAACTCAAGGTGATCATCAAGGCCGACGTTCGAGGATCTGCGGAAGCGATCAAGGAAGCTTTGGAAAAACTCTCCACTCCGGACGTAAAACTGAACGTCATCCAATCCGGTGCCGGCGCGATCGTGGATATGGACGTAATGCTCGCTTCCGCTTCGAATGCGATCATCGTAGGTTTCCATGTCAGAGCGAATCCGAAGACCATCGCCTTGGCGGAAAAAGAAGGAGTGCAGATCAAATACTACAGCATCATTTATCAGGTTGTAGACGAGATCAAAATGGCCATGGAAGGGCTTCTCGAACCCGAAAAGATCGAGGAAGTCATCGGGACCGCCGAAATCCGGGAGATCTTCAAGGTTTCCAAAATCGGAAATATCGCCGGTTGTATGGTCACGACGGGAAAGATTACGAAAGCTTCGGGAATCCGCGTGATCAGCGACGGAGTCATCGTGTTCGACGGAAAGCTCAAATCCTTAAGACGATTCAAGGACGAGGTAAACGAAGTCGTGAACAATTTCGAATGCGGTATCCAAGTGGACGGCTTTAATGATTTTAAAGTCGGGGATACGATCGAAGCATACACGGTAACGGTGATCAAGCGGAAGCTAGACTAA
- the nusA gene encoding transcription termination factor NusA, translating into MAVKKKESEGNLLEAIQQFCADKSLDREAVMGVIRDSLITAYKKKSGLDGLDDSENPIKVEFASNNDGDNVVIVVPRKVVDTLPKDGLEISVDDAKSAHPDAEIGQVLEFKEKPMELSRIISSQAKQMVFQRLRDMEKELLYEEYKAKEGELTHGYFQRWKKDAMSVDLGKVEGIMPKREQNPGEKYHSGDRLKAIIQRVELRPREPIPVITLSRASADFVKKLFEMEIPEIYDGLVEIVNVARQPSIRTKVVVHATRGDIDPVGACVGMKGVRIQSIVRELGNERIDIVQYSNDPAEFIANAISPAKPFDVKVDTQGREAMVIVPEEQLSLAIGINGSNVKLASQLTGYRIDIKTIAQYNEEFSSPEARERLEKLFSPPVEEEEDDGATPLEDLPGLSARLIELLRSAGIKDVEALIEISQDDLAKLPGIGPTTATQILKILAESVEWVEES; encoded by the coding sequence ATGGCAGTAAAGAAGAAAGAATCCGAAGGCAACCTGTTGGAGGCGATCCAACAATTTTGCGCCGATAAGTCCCTGGACCGGGAAGCGGTTATGGGAGTCATACGGGACTCTTTGATTACGGCCTACAAAAAGAAGTCCGGACTGGATGGTTTGGATGATAGTGAAAACCCGATCAAGGTGGAATTTGCTTCCAATAACGACGGGGATAACGTAGTCATCGTGGTTCCCCGCAAAGTGGTCGATACTCTTCCGAAAGACGGTTTAGAAATTTCCGTCGACGACGCCAAATCCGCTCATCCGGATGCGGAAATCGGTCAAGTATTAGAATTTAAAGAAAAGCCGATGGAGCTTTCCAGGATCATTTCCAGCCAAGCCAAGCAGATGGTTTTCCAGCGCCTTAGGGACATGGAAAAGGAACTGCTTTACGAGGAATACAAAGCAAAGGAAGGGGAGCTGACCCACGGTTACTTCCAGCGCTGGAAAAAGGACGCTATGTCCGTAGACTTGGGGAAAGTCGAAGGGATTATGCCCAAAAGGGAGCAGAATCCGGGAGAAAAATATCATAGCGGGGATAGGCTGAAAGCGATCATCCAAAGGGTAGAACTGAGACCTCGGGAACCGATTCCCGTGATTACCCTTTCCAGAGCCTCGGCTGATTTTGTTAAGAAATTATTTGAAATGGAAATTCCTGAGATCTACGACGGGCTCGTCGAGATCGTGAATGTGGCCAGGCAGCCTTCCATCCGTACCAAGGTAGTGGTTCATGCGACTCGGGGGGACATCGATCCTGTCGGCGCATGCGTAGGGATGAAAGGGGTCCGGATCCAGTCCATAGTACGCGAACTAGGGAACGAAAGAATCGATATCGTCCAATATTCCAACGATCCTGCGGAATTCATCGCGAACGCGATTTCTCCTGCTAAGCCTTTCGATGTGAAAGTGGATACTCAAGGTAGAGAAGCCATGGTGATCGTTCCGGAGGAACAGCTTTCCTTGGCGATAGGAATCAACGGATCAAACGTAAAGTTGGCTTCGCAACTGACCGGATATAGGATCGACATCAAAACCATAGCGCAATACAACGAGGAGTTCTCGTCTCCCGAAGCCCGCGAACGACTGGAAAAATTGTTCAGTCCTCCTGTGGAAGAGGAAGAAGACGATGGCGCTACTCCGTTGGAGGATTTGCCGGGGCTGTCTGCCCGCTTGATCGAGCTCTTGCGGAGCGCAGGAATCAAGGACGTAGAGGCATTAATCGAGATCAGCCAGGATGATTTGGCAAAACTTCCTGGGATCGGTCCGACGACGGCGACTCAAATTCTCAAGATTTTGGCCGAATCAGTGGAGTGGGTGGAAGAGAGCTGA